The following coding sequences lie in one Hydrogenophaga sp. PBL-H3 genomic window:
- the argG gene encoding argininosuccinate synthase — protein MATILQNLPTQQKVGIAFSGGLDTSAALLWMKQKGAIPYAYTANLGQPDEPDYEEIPRKAMQYGAEKARLIDCRTQLAHEGIAALQCGAFHISTAGVTYFNTTPLGRAVTGTMLVAAMKEDDVNIWGDGSTYKGNDIERFYRYGLLTNPSLKIYKPWLDQLFIDELGGRAEMSAFMTANGFGYKMSAEKAYSTDSNMLGATHEAKDLEHLSSGISIVNPIMGVAFWKDEVVVKRETVTVRFEEGQPVALNGETFASPVDLILKANEIGGRHGLGMSDQIENRIIEAKSRGIYEAPGLALLHIAYERLVTGIHNEDTIEQYRVNGLKLGRLLYQGRWFDPQSIMLRETAQRWVARAITGEVTIELRRGNDYSIMNTESANLTYAPERLSMEKVEDAPFTPLDRIGQLTMRNLDITDTRAKLGVYAKAGLLSLGDGASMLKLEGE, from the coding sequence ATGGCCACCATCCTCCAGAACCTCCCCACGCAACAGAAAGTTGGCATCGCCTTCTCGGGCGGCCTCGACACCAGCGCAGCGCTGCTCTGGATGAAACAGAAGGGCGCAATTCCCTACGCCTACACCGCCAACCTGGGCCAGCCCGACGAACCGGACTACGAAGAGATCCCGCGCAAGGCCATGCAGTACGGCGCTGAAAAAGCGCGCCTGATCGACTGCCGCACCCAGCTCGCGCACGAAGGCATTGCCGCGCTGCAATGCGGCGCCTTCCACATCAGCACAGCGGGCGTGACCTACTTCAACACCACGCCGCTGGGTCGCGCCGTCACCGGCACCATGCTGGTGGCCGCGATGAAGGAAGACGACGTCAACATCTGGGGCGACGGCAGCACCTACAAGGGCAACGACATCGAGCGCTTCTACCGCTACGGCCTGCTGACCAACCCCAGCTTGAAAATCTACAAGCCCTGGCTCGACCAGCTGTTCATCGACGAGCTGGGTGGCCGCGCCGAGATGAGCGCCTTCATGACGGCCAACGGCTTCGGCTACAAGATGAGCGCCGAGAAGGCCTACAGCACCGACAGCAACATGCTCGGCGCCACCCATGAAGCGAAAGACCTCGAGCACCTCAGCAGCGGCATCTCGATCGTGAACCCCATCATGGGCGTCGCCTTCTGGAAAGACGAGGTGGTGGTCAAGCGCGAGACCGTGACGGTGCGCTTTGAAGAAGGCCAACCGGTGGCACTCAACGGCGAGACCTTCGCCAGCCCGGTGGACCTGATCCTCAAGGCCAATGAGATCGGTGGCCGCCATGGTCTGGGCATGAGCGACCAGATCGAGAACCGCATCATCGAAGCCAAGAGCCGCGGCATCTACGAAGCCCCTGGCCTGGCGCTGCTGCACATCGCCTACGAGCGCCTGGTGACCGGCATCCACAACGAAGACACCATCGAGCAGTACCGCGTCAACGGTCTGAAGCTGGGCCGCCTGCTCTACCAGGGCCGCTGGTTCGACCCACAGTCCATCATGCTGCGCGAAACGGCCCAGCGCTGGGTGGCGCGCGCCATCACGGGCGAGGTCACCATCGAGCTGCGCCGCGGCAACGACTACTCCATCATGAACACCGAGAGCGCCAACCTCACGTATGCGCCCGAGCGTTTGAGCATGGAGAAGGTGGAAGACGCGCCGTTCACGCCGCTGGACCGAATCGGCCAGCTGACGATGCGCAACCTCGACATCACCGACACGCGCGCCAAGCTGGGCGTCTATGCCAAGGCTGGGTTGTTGTCGCTGGGGGACGGGGCCAGCATGTTGAAGCTTGAGGGGGAGTAA
- the folC gene encoding bifunctional tetrahydrofolate synthase/dihydrofolate synthase, translating to MLHIDLPPHPTTLPEWLAHAERLHPVTIDMGLERVQRVAQRMGLALTCPVITVAGTNGKGSTCAMLEAVYTQSGYRTGVYTSPHLVHFEERCRIAGEPVATDELLPAFAEVEEARKGQGGDEEISLSYFEFTTLAILRTLSRAGLDVAILEVGLGGRLDAVNIIDADCAVITCIALDHMALLGNDREAIGFEKAGIMRTGRPVVVSDPVPPQSVLDRALEIGADLWRIGKDFHFAGDQQQWGWAMHPSHGGRRYAGLAYPALRGANQLVNASGVLGAVEALRSKLPVTAQAVRNGLALVELPGRFQIVPGTPTLVLDVAHNPHSVAALTENLDAMGFYPTTHAVFGAMADKDLGAMVERIAPLIDRWHLTDLPLPRASTAVALAETLKAHPATAKSTVAGCHASPMEALQAAVSQADPADRIVVFGSFFTVGGVLQDGVPRLSAKHLPS from the coding sequence ATGCTCCACATCGATCTGCCTCCCCACCCCACCACGCTGCCCGAGTGGCTGGCCCATGCCGAGCGCCTGCACCCCGTCACCATCGACATGGGGCTGGAGCGCGTGCAACGCGTGGCCCAGCGCATGGGCCTGGCCCTCACTTGCCCGGTGATCACCGTGGCCGGCACCAATGGCAAGGGGAGCACCTGCGCCATGCTGGAAGCCGTGTACACCCAGTCGGGCTACCGCACCGGCGTCTACACCTCGCCGCACCTGGTGCATTTTGAAGAGCGCTGCCGCATCGCCGGTGAGCCCGTGGCCACCGACGAGCTGCTGCCGGCGTTTGCCGAGGTGGAAGAAGCGCGCAAAGGGCAGGGCGGCGACGAAGAGATCAGCCTGAGCTATTTCGAATTCACCACACTGGCCATCCTGCGCACGCTGTCGCGCGCGGGCCTGGACGTGGCCATTCTTGAAGTGGGCCTGGGCGGCCGGCTGGACGCGGTGAACATCATCGATGCCGACTGCGCCGTCATCACCTGCATCGCACTCGACCACATGGCCCTGCTGGGCAACGACCGCGAGGCCATCGGTTTCGAGAAAGCCGGCATCATGCGCACCGGCCGCCCGGTGGTGGTGAGCGACCCGGTGCCACCGCAAAGCGTGCTCGACCGAGCACTGGAGATCGGTGCCGATCTCTGGCGCATCGGCAAAGACTTTCATTTCGCCGGCGACCAGCAGCAGTGGGGCTGGGCCATGCACCCTTCACACGGCGGCCGGCGTTACGCGGGGTTGGCCTACCCGGCGCTGCGTGGTGCCAACCAGTTGGTGAACGCTTCGGGCGTGCTGGGTGCGGTGGAGGCCCTGCGCTCGAAGTTGCCGGTGACGGCGCAGGCCGTGCGCAACGGCCTGGCGCTGGTGGAGCTGCCCGGGCGCTTTCAGATCGTGCCCGGCACGCCCACCCTGGTGCTGGACGTGGCGCACAACCCGCACTCGGTGGCCGCGCTGACCGAAAACCTCGACGCCATGGGCTTTTACCCCACCACCCACGCCGTGTTTGGCGCCATGGCCGACAAGGACCTCGGTGCCATGGTCGAGCGCATCGCGCCGTTGATCGATCGCTGGCACCTGACCGACCTGCCGCTGCCCCGGGCCAGCACCGCCGTGGCCCTGGCCGAGACCTTGAAAGCCCATCCCGCCACGGCCAAAAGCACGGTGGCTGGCTGCCACGCCAGCCCCATGGAGGCCCTGCAGGCGGCGGTGTCCCAGGCGGACCCCGCTGATAGAATCGTGGTCTTCGGATCGTTCTTCACCGTGGGGGGAGTTCTGCAGGACGGTGTGCCCCGCTTGTCGGCCAAACACCTGCCCTCCTGA
- a CDS encoding arsenate reductase: MITVHGIPNCDTVKKARAWLTDHGVEHRFHDFKKQGVPEADLDIWLAAAGWETLVNRKGTTWRQLDDAVRASVVDTASARALLLAHPSAIKRPVVQWADGITVGFDAAAWQARL, encoded by the coding sequence ATGATCACCGTACATGGCATACCCAACTGCGACACCGTCAAAAAAGCCCGAGCCTGGCTGACCGACCACGGCGTGGAGCATCGATTCCACGATTTCAAGAAACAGGGCGTGCCCGAAGCCGACCTTGATATTTGGCTGGCCGCCGCAGGCTGGGAAACCCTGGTCAACCGCAAGGGCACGACCTGGCGCCAGCTTGATGACGCCGTGCGGGCCTCGGTGGTGGACACGGCCAGCGCGCGCGCCCTGCTGCTGGCCCATCCCAGCGCGATCAAACGCCCGGTGGTTCAGTGGGCCGACGGCATCACCGTGGGGTTTGACGCTGCCGCCTGGCAAGCGCGTCTGTGA
- a CDS encoding YajQ family cyclic di-GMP-binding protein produces MPSFDTVLEADFVEVKNAVDQVAREIGTRFDFKGTSAAIELKDKEIILHGDADFQLQQIDDVLRGKLTKRGVDARFLDVGKVEKVGGDKVKQVVKVRNGVSTEDGKKIQQAIKGSKLKVQGAIQGDAVRVTGAKRDDLQAAMALIKSELKDLPLSFNNFRD; encoded by the coding sequence ATGCCTTCTTTTGACACCGTTCTTGAAGCCGATTTCGTTGAAGTGAAAAATGCGGTCGATCAGGTCGCGCGCGAGATCGGCACCCGCTTCGATTTCAAGGGCACGAGTGCGGCCATCGAACTCAAGGACAAGGAAATCATCCTGCACGGTGACGCCGATTTTCAGCTCCAGCAGATCGACGACGTGCTGCGCGGCAAGCTCACCAAACGCGGTGTCGACGCGCGTTTTCTCGACGTGGGCAAGGTTGAAAAAGTCGGCGGTGACAAGGTCAAGCAGGTGGTGAAGGTGCGCAACGGCGTCAGTACCGAAGACGGCAAGAAGATCCAGCAGGCCATCAAGGGCAGCAAGCTCAAGGTGCAGGGCGCTATCCAGGGCGATGCGGTGCGTGTGACCGGTGCCAAGCGTGACGACCTGCAAGCGGCCATGGCGCTCATCAAGTCCGAACTCAAGGACCTGCCGCTCTCTTTCAACAACTTCAGAGATTGA
- a CDS encoding RidA family protein, which translates to MSSHITRIGVAARYSEAAVFNGVVFLAGMVPERGDTDIRGQTQDVLEQVHQRLMEAGSDKSRILRAQIYLADIQDIGAMNEVWDAWVVPGTAPPRATVQAALANAAWRIEIVVTAAQKAL; encoded by the coding sequence ATGAGCTCGCACATCACCCGCATCGGGGTCGCAGCTCGCTACAGCGAAGCCGCTGTGTTCAATGGCGTGGTCTTCCTCGCCGGGATGGTGCCCGAGCGTGGCGACACCGACATTCGGGGCCAGACGCAGGATGTGCTGGAGCAGGTGCATCAGCGCTTGATGGAGGCGGGCAGTGACAAGTCGCGCATCCTGCGCGCCCAGATCTACCTGGCCGACATCCAGGACATTGGTGCGATGAACGAGGTGTGGGACGCCTGGGTGGTGCCGGGCACCGCGCCACCGCGTGCCACGGTGCAGGCCGCGCTGGCGAATGCCGCATGGCGCATTGAAATCGTGGTGACTGCAGCGCAGAAAGCGCTGTGA
- the purF gene encoding amidophosphoribosyltransferase, which yields MCGIVGVVSKTPVNQLIYDALLLLQHRGQDAAGIVTQQGRKFFMHKAKGMVRDVFRTRNMRSLPGICGLGQVRYPTAGNAYSEEEAQPFYVNAPFGLVLVHNGNLTNAHALKQELFQTDHRHINTESDSEVLLNVLAHELEKVTRGITLKPADVFAAVRGVHQRVKGSYAVVALIAGHGLLAFRDPFGIRPLCVGHNDQGGVMVASESVALEGNGFELDRDVLPGEAVFVDLDGKMQFQQCADKVSHNPCIFEFVYLARPDSVLDGISVYQARLNMGVTLAKRVVSTVPPNEIDVVIPIPESSRPSAMELAQLLGLPYREGFVKNRYVGRTFIMPGQGVRKKSVRQKLNVIGSEFKGRNVLLVDDSIVRGTTSREIVQMARDAGARKVYLASAAPPVRYPNVYGIDMPTPDELVAHNRTVDEVRESIGCDALIYQDVDAMKQAIGSLNPELAGFDASCFDGVYVTGDITLADIARLNAGRDTSEEGEEDTSRLALPNAQVA from the coding sequence ATGTGTGGAATCGTGGGCGTGGTCAGCAAAACGCCAGTCAACCAGCTGATTTACGACGCCTTGTTGCTCCTGCAGCACCGCGGCCAGGATGCGGCGGGCATCGTCACCCAGCAGGGTCGAAAATTTTTCATGCACAAGGCCAAGGGCATGGTGCGCGATGTGTTTCGCACCCGCAACATGCGCTCGCTGCCCGGCATATGCGGGCTGGGCCAGGTGCGCTACCCAACGGCCGGCAATGCCTACAGCGAAGAAGAGGCACAACCGTTCTACGTGAACGCGCCGTTTGGTCTGGTGCTGGTGCACAACGGCAACCTGACCAACGCGCATGCGCTGAAGCAGGAGCTGTTCCAGACTGACCACCGCCACATCAACACCGAGAGCGACTCCGAGGTCCTGCTCAACGTGCTCGCACACGAACTGGAGAAGGTCACGCGCGGCATCACGCTGAAACCAGCCGATGTGTTCGCAGCCGTGCGTGGCGTGCACCAGCGCGTCAAGGGGTCGTATGCGGTGGTGGCGCTGATCGCCGGTCACGGCTTGCTGGCCTTCCGCGACCCGTTTGGCATCCGTCCACTGTGTGTGGGCCACAACGACCAGGGCGGCGTGATGGTGGCCAGCGAGTCGGTGGCGCTGGAAGGCAACGGCTTTGAGCTGGACCGCGACGTGTTGCCCGGTGAGGCGGTGTTCGTCGACCTCGACGGCAAGATGCAGTTCCAGCAGTGCGCCGACAAGGTCAGTCACAACCCCTGCATTTTCGAGTTCGTGTACCTGGCCCGGCCCGACTCCGTGCTGGACGGCATCTCGGTCTACCAGGCGCGTTTGAACATGGGCGTGACCCTGGCCAAACGTGTGGTGTCCACCGTGCCTCCGAACGAGATCGACGTGGTCATCCCCATTCCCGAATCGTCACGCCCCAGCGCCATGGAGCTGGCCCAGCTGCTCGGTCTGCCGTACCGCGAGGGCTTCGTGAAGAACCGCTACGTGGGCCGCACCTTCATCATGCCGGGGCAGGGCGTGCGCAAGAAGTCGGTGCGCCAGAAACTCAACGTGATCGGCAGTGAGTTCAAGGGCCGCAACGTGTTGCTGGTGGACGACTCCATCGTGCGTGGCACGACCAGTCGCGAGATCGTGCAGATGGCGCGCGACGCCGGCGCGCGCAAGGTCTACCTGGCCAGCGCCGCGCCGCCGGTGCGCTACCCCAACGTCTATGGCATCGACATGCCCACACCCGATGAACTCGTGGCGCACAACCGCACGGTGGACGAAGTGCGCGAAAGCATCGGCTGCGACGCCCTGATTTACCAGGACGTGGACGCGATGAAGCAAGCGATTGGCTCGCTCAATCCCGAGCTCGCGGGTTTTGATGCGTCGTGCTTCGACGGTGTGTACGTCACAGGTGACATCACGCTGGCCGACATCGCCCGCCTGAACGCCGGGCGCGATACCAGTGAAGAGGGTGAAGAGGACACCTCACGCCTGGCCTTGCCCAACGCGCAGGTCGCCTGA
- the plsY gene encoding glycerol-3-phosphate 1-O-acyltransferase PlsY: protein MPMLYPLLATVAAYLIGSLSFAVLVSRSMGLSDPRTYGSKNPGATNVLRSGNKAAAVITLLLDALKGWLPVVAVKWWGEAYGLGDGTVALVGLAAFLGHLYPVFFRFQGGKGVATAAGVIFGFQPWLGLAALATWVIIAAFFRYSSLASIVTAVFAPAFFLLGHRVAWDAPGLQVASLVVMGMLLVYRHAENINRLVAGKESKLGAKKKA, encoded by the coding sequence TTGCCCATGCTCTACCCCCTGCTGGCCACCGTGGCCGCGTACCTGATCGGCTCGCTGTCGTTTGCCGTGCTCGTGAGCCGGTCCATGGGGCTGAGCGACCCGCGCACCTACGGCAGCAAGAACCCTGGCGCCACCAACGTGCTGCGCTCGGGCAACAAGGCGGCGGCCGTGATCACACTGCTGCTCGATGCACTCAAGGGCTGGCTGCCCGTGGTGGCGGTGAAGTGGTGGGGCGAGGCTTATGGCCTGGGCGATGGCACGGTGGCGCTGGTCGGCCTCGCGGCGTTCCTGGGCCACCTGTACCCGGTGTTCTTTCGCTTCCAGGGCGGCAAGGGCGTGGCCACGGCTGCGGGCGTGATCTTCGGTTTTCAGCCCTGGCTGGGGCTGGCCGCGTTGGCCACCTGGGTGATCATCGCCGCGTTCTTTCGCTACTCCTCGCTGGCCTCCATCGTCACGGCGGTGTTTGCCCCGGCCTTCTTCCTGCTGGGCCACCGAGTGGCGTGGGACGCTCCGGGGCTGCAGGTGGCGAGTCTGGTGGTCATGGGCATGCTGCTGGTCTACCGCCATGCCGAGAACATCAACCGCCTGGTGGCCGGCAAGGAAAGCAAACTCGGCGCGAAGAAGAAAGCATGA
- a CDS encoding SPOR domain-containing protein, whose protein sequence is MFTSRSGSQGNPSTPPPQSIDAVRRRARHRLIGASVLVLLGVLGFPLLFDTQPRPISVDIPIEIPAKNTPAPAVKAPATAAAPAAAPAAAKPPAPSVEARETLSAREEVVEAAAPSKPAAEPTRPAPAPADADRARALLEGKIATPPATTTAAPTTAVAAERLVVQVGAFSEEAGARSVRQKLEAAGLKTYTHVAETAEGRRIRVRLGPYASRAEADKAAARVKALGLPAAILTL, encoded by the coding sequence ATGTTCACATCCCGTTCAGGCTCACAGGGCAATCCATCGACACCGCCGCCGCAGAGCATTGACGCCGTGCGCCGCCGTGCGCGCCATCGGCTGATCGGTGCCAGCGTGCTGGTGCTGCTGGGCGTGTTGGGTTTCCCTTTGTTGTTCGACACGCAGCCGCGCCCGATTTCGGTCGACATCCCGATCGAGATTCCGGCCAAGAACACGCCCGCGCCGGCCGTCAAGGCGCCGGCCACGGCAGCGGCACCCGCTGCGGCGCCGGCCGCCGCCAAACCACCTGCGCCCAGCGTCGAAGCCCGCGAGACCCTGAGTGCGCGCGAAGAGGTCGTTGAGGCTGCTGCGCCTTCCAAGCCAGCGGCGGAGCCGACCAGGCCCGCTCCTGCACCCGCTGACGCCGATCGCGCCCGTGCCCTGCTCGAAGGCAAGATCGCCACCCCACCCGCAACGACAACCGCTGCACCCACCACCGCAGTTGCCGCCGAGCGCCTGGTGGTGCAGGTGGGCGCGTTCTCTGAAGAAGCGGGTGCCCGCTCGGTGCGCCAGAAGCTGGAAGCCGCCGGACTCAAGACCTACACCCATGTGGCTGAAACCGCCGAGGGGCGCCGTATCCGCGTGCGTCTGGGGCCTTATGCCAGCCGTGCCGAGGCTGACAAGGCTGCAGCCCGCGTGAAGGCCCTGGGCTTGCCTGCGGCCATCCTCACGCTGTGA
- a CDS encoding CvpA family protein, with translation MVLTDWLLLAVLLLSVLLGAWRGLVYEVLSVAGWVAAFVLAQAYADEAAALLPLNGISPPLQLAAGFVLVFIAVAFAGGLLAWMVKKLVASVGLRPVDRILGGAFGLARGVVMLLAFAVVMSMSPLRDALWWQGSAVADVLVATLHAIRPLLPEPVARYIA, from the coding sequence ATGGTGTTGACGGATTGGCTGCTGCTGGCGGTGTTGTTGTTGTCGGTGTTGCTGGGTGCGTGGCGTGGGCTGGTGTACGAGGTTCTGTCGGTGGCGGGCTGGGTGGCGGCGTTCGTGCTTGCGCAGGCCTACGCCGACGAAGCGGCCGCCCTGTTGCCGCTGAACGGCATCTCGCCACCGCTTCAGCTGGCTGCTGGCTTCGTGCTGGTTTTCATCGCGGTGGCTTTTGCGGGCGGCCTGCTCGCGTGGATGGTCAAGAAGCTGGTGGCGTCGGTCGGCTTGCGGCCGGTGGACCGGATTCTGGGCGGTGCCTTTGGTCTGGCGCGTGGCGTGGTGATGTTGCTCGCGTTCGCCGTGGTGATGAGCATGTCGCCCCTGCGGGATGCGCTGTGGTGGCAGGGCTCGGCGGTAGCCGACGTGCTGGTGGCCACGCTGCACGCCATCAGGCCCTTGTTGCCCGAGCCAGTGGCCCGATATATCGCGTGA
- a CDS encoding retropepsin-like aspartic protease family protein gives MNTIRAAFGALSLLLALPAAAQQVALAGVAGGKALVTIDAAAPRFLSPGQAHQGVKLLSVLGDAAVIEVNGQRQTLRVGEAPVSQGQSKTDAGGKRVVLTADSQGHFMPPGQINGRQVQFMVDTGATQVILSESDAKRINLKYELGRKVNVSTANGGAVGYQVRLESVRIGEAQVFDVSAIVLPQPMPFVLLGNSFLSRFQMQRTNDQLTLDRRY, from the coding sequence TTGAACACCATCCGCGCCGCCTTCGGTGCGCTCAGTCTCCTGTTGGCGTTGCCAGCGGCGGCGCAGCAGGTGGCCTTGGCGGGTGTGGCCGGCGGCAAGGCGCTGGTCACCATCGACGCTGCAGCGCCGCGCTTCCTGAGCCCCGGCCAGGCGCACCAGGGTGTGAAGCTGTTGAGCGTGCTGGGCGACGCGGCTGTGATCGAGGTGAACGGCCAGCGGCAAACCCTGCGCGTGGGTGAAGCCCCGGTGAGTCAGGGCCAGAGCAAGACCGATGCAGGTGGGAAACGCGTGGTGCTCACCGCCGATTCGCAAGGGCACTTCATGCCACCGGGCCAGATCAACGGTCGTCAGGTCCAGTTCATGGTGGACACGGGCGCCACCCAGGTGATCTTGAGCGAGTCGGACGCCAAACGCATCAACCTGAAGTACGAGCTCGGCCGCAAGGTGAATGTGAGCACCGCCAACGGGGGGGCCGTCGGGTATCAGGTGCGGCTGGAGTCGGTGCGCATTGGTGAAGCACAGGTGTTTGACGTGTCTGCCATCGTGCTGCCCCAGCCCATGCCTTTTGTGCTGTTGGGCAACAGCTTTCTGTCGCGCTTTCAGATGCAGCGCACCAACGACCAGCTCACACTGGACCGCCGCTATTGA
- the murB gene encoding UDP-N-acetylmuramate dehydrogenase — translation MVVENNVALQPHNTFGIVARAQRLVRVRSTDDVLALLADQEVSTASGTPPFVLGGGSNLVITGDIKQLVIKVEITGRRLVEETAKGWLVEAGAGEDWHDFVRWTLEQGYPGLENLALIPGTVGASPVQNIGAYGVELQDRFSALDAIDLQTGQRFSLDAAQCGFGYRDSVFKHVPAGDKGLGLAGRALITHVRFWLPKPWKAVLGYADLDRKMAETGISSPSAQQIFDWVCSIRRAKLPDPAVIGNAGSFFKNPTVSPEQCADIIAREPKVVHYPMADGSIKLAAGWLIDACGWKGKGVGSAGVYERQALVLVNRGGATGGEVMTLAKAIQTSVYERFGILLETEPVVV, via the coding sequence ATGGTAGTCGAGAACAACGTGGCGCTCCAGCCGCATAACACTTTTGGCATCGTTGCCCGGGCGCAGCGCCTGGTGCGCGTGCGCTCAACGGACGACGTGCTGGCGCTGCTGGCCGACCAGGAGGTGAGCACGGCGTCGGGCACGCCGCCCTTTGTGTTGGGCGGCGGCAGCAACCTGGTGATCACCGGTGACATCAAGCAACTGGTGATCAAGGTCGAAATCACCGGGCGGCGCCTGGTGGAAGAAACCGCCAAGGGCTGGCTGGTGGAGGCCGGCGCCGGCGAAGACTGGCACGATTTCGTGCGCTGGACGCTGGAGCAGGGCTATCCGGGGCTGGAAAATCTCGCGCTGATTCCAGGCACGGTGGGCGCTTCGCCGGTGCAGAACATTGGAGCCTATGGCGTGGAATTGCAGGACCGATTCAGCGCGCTGGACGCCATCGACCTGCAAACGGGACAGCGCTTCTCGCTGGATGCCGCGCAGTGCGGTTTTGGTTACCGCGACTCGGTGTTCAAACACGTTCCGGCCGGTGACAAAGGTCTGGGTCTGGCGGGCCGTGCGCTGATCACGCACGTGCGTTTCTGGCTGCCCAAGCCGTGGAAAGCTGTGCTGGGCTATGCCGATCTGGACCGCAAGATGGCCGAGACCGGTATCTCTTCACCGAGCGCCCAACAGATCTTTGACTGGGTCTGCTCCATCCGCCGCGCCAAGCTGCCCGACCCGGCGGTGATCGGCAACGCCGGCAGTTTTTTCAAGAACCCGACGGTGAGCCCCGAGCAGTGCGCGGACATCATCGCGCGCGAACCCAAGGTGGTGCACTACCCGATGGCGGATGGCAGCATCAAGCTGGCTGCGGGCTGGCTGATCGACGCCTGTGGCTGGAAGGGCAAGGGCGTGGGCAGTGCGGGGGTGTACGAGCGGCAGGCGCTGGTGTTGGTGAACCGGGGCGGTGCCACCGGTGGTGAGGTGATGACCTTGGCCAAGGCGATCCAGACCAGTGTGTACGAGCGCTTCGGGATCTTGCTGGAGACCGAGCCAGTCGTTGTTTGA
- the ppnP gene encoding pyrimidine/purine nucleoside phosphorylase yields the protein MSTTQFDGVTVNTQASVYFDGKCVSHGITFADGTKKSVGVVLPATLTFNTGAPEIMECVAGGCEYKLAGTDAWLKSGPGEKFSVPGNSSFDIRVTEPYHYICHFG from the coding sequence ATGAGCACCACCCAATTCGACGGCGTGACCGTCAACACCCAAGCCAGCGTGTACTTCGACGGCAAGTGCGTCAGCCACGGCATCACATTTGCCGACGGCACGAAAAAATCGGTCGGCGTGGTGCTGCCCGCCACACTCACCTTCAACACCGGCGCACCGGAAATCATGGAATGCGTGGCGGGCGGCTGTGAATACAAACTCGCCGGCACCGACGCCTGGCTCAAGTCCGGTCCTGGTGAGAAATTCAGCGTGCCCGGCAACAGCAGCTTCGACATCCGCGTGACCGAGCCCTACCACTACATCTGCCATTTCGGCTGA
- a CDS encoding aminoacyl-tRNA deacylase yields MAKKSHVSETPATAWLKRHGVVFTEHSYEYLEHGGAQHSAQVLGLDPFSVVKTLIMQDEAAKPLAVLMHGNRTVSTKNLARQIGAKSIEPCKPEVANRHSGYFVGGTSPFGLKRAMSIYVEATVLTLPRIWINGGRRGYLVGIDPAVLSGPLAAKPVDCALAE; encoded by the coding sequence TTGGCCAAGAAGTCGCACGTCAGTGAAACGCCCGCCACCGCCTGGCTCAAGAGGCACGGCGTGGTGTTCACCGAGCACAGCTACGAGTACCTGGAGCACGGCGGTGCGCAACACAGTGCGCAGGTGCTGGGGCTGGACCCGTTTTCCGTGGTCAAGACCTTGATCATGCAGGACGAGGCCGCCAAACCGCTGGCGGTGCTCATGCACGGCAACCGCACGGTGTCGACCAAGAATCTGGCGCGTCAGATCGGCGCCAAGTCGATCGAGCCCTGCAAGCCCGAGGTGGCCAACCGCCACAGCGGGTATTTCGTGGGCGGCACGTCGCCGTTCGGCCTGAAGCGCGCCATGTCCATCTATGTGGAGGCCACGGTCTTGACGCTGCCTCGCATCTGGATCAACGGCGGGCGCCGTGGTTACCTGGTTGGCATCGATCCGGCCGTGCTCAGTGGCCCCCTGGCCGCGAAGCCCGTGGATTGCGCGCTGGCAGAATAG